One part of the Glycine soja cultivar W05 chromosome 11, ASM419377v2, whole genome shotgun sequence genome encodes these proteins:
- the LOC114376096 gene encoding kinesin-like protein KIN-5D, which yields MQAAQRRLGGGMVPLSPSQTPRSSDKPVRDLRSADSNSNSHSKYDKDKGVNVQVLVRCRPLSEDETRLHTPVVISCNEGRREVLAVQNIANKQIDRTFAFDKVFGPNSQQKELYDQAVSPIVYEVLEGYNCTIFAYGQTGTGKTYTMEGGARKKNGEFPSDAGVIPRAVKQVFDILEAQNAEYNMKVTFLELYNEEITDLLAPEETSKFIDDKSRKPIALMEDGKGGVFVRGLEEEIVCTANEIYKILEKGSAKRRTAETLLNKQSSRSHSIFSITIHIKECTPEGEEMIKCGKLNLVDLAGSENISRSGAREGRAREAGEINKSLLTLGRVINALVEHSGHVPYRDSKLTRLLRDSLGGKTKTCIIATISPSIHCLEETLSTLDYAHRAKNIKNKPEINQKMMKSAMIKDLYSEIDRLKQEVYAAREKNGIYVPRDRYLHEEAEKKAMTEKIERMELEAESKDKQLVELQELYNSQQLLTDELSVKLEKTEKSLEETEQSLFDLEERHKQANATIKEKEFLISNLLKSEKALVERAIELRAELENAASDVSNLFSKIERKDKIEEGNRILIQKFQSQLAQQLEVLHKTVSASVMHQEQQLKDMEDDMQSFVSTKAEATEDLRQRVGKLKNMYGSGIKALDDLAEELKVNNQLTYDDLKSEVAKHSSALEDLFKGIALEADSLLNDLQSSLHKQEANLTAYAHQQREAHARAVETTRAVSKITVNFFETIDRHASSLTEIVEEAQLVNDQKLCELEKKFEECTAYEEKQLLEKVAEMLASSNARKKQLVQIAVNDLRESANCRTSKLRQEALTMQESTSSVKAEWRVHMKKTESNYHEDTSAVESGKKDLVEALQICLNKAKVGSQQWRKAQESLLSLEKRNAASVDTIVRGGMEANQALRARFSSAVSTTLEDAGIANKDINSSIDHSLQLDHEACGNLNSMIIPCCGDLRELKGGHFHSIVEITENSGKCLLNEYMVDEPSCSTPRKRLFNLPCVSSIEELRTPSFEELLKSFWDARSPKQANGDVKHIGAYEAAQSVRDSRVPLTAIN from the exons ATGCAGGCAGCTCAGAGAAGATTGGGAGGAGGAATGGTGCCGTTGTCGCCGTCACAGACTCCGCGCTCCAGCGATAAGCCCGTGCGAGATCTGCGATCTGCGGATTCCAATTCCAACAGTCACAGCAAGTATGATAAGGACAAAGGTGTCAATGTGcaggtcctcgtgaggtgcag GCCGTTGAGTGAAGATGAAACGAGGCTGCACACGCCGGTTGTGATTTCGTGTAACGAAGGTAGAAGAGAGGTTTTAGCTGTTCAGAATATCGCCAACAAACAGATCGATAGAACCTTCGCATTTGACAAG GTGTTTGGTCCTAACTCTCAACAGAAAGAACTGTATGATCAGGCAGTGTCTCCAATTGTGTATGAAGTGCTTGAGGGCTATAACTGCACTATTTTTGCGTATGGACAGACCGGGACAGGGAAGACATACACAATGGAAGGAGGAGCAAGAAAGAAG AATGGCGAATTTCCGAGTGATGCTGGTGTCATCCCAAGAGCTGTGAAACAGGTTTTTGATATATTGGAAGCTCAGAATGCTGAGTATAACATGAAAGTAACATTTCTAGAGCTTTACAATGAGGAAATAACAGATCTTTTGGCCCCTGAGGAAACTTCGAAATTTATAGATGATAAGTCTAGGAAACCTATTGCTCTAATGGAGGACGGGAAGGGGGGTGTTTTTGTCAGGGGCTTGGAAGAAGAGATTGTTTGCACTGCAAATGAAATTTACAAGATATTAGAAAAAGGTTCTGCAAAGAGGCGTACAGCTGAGACTCTTCTTAACAAACAAAGCAGCCGTTCTCACTCCATATTTTCTATCACAATTCATATTAAGGAATGCACTCCAGAGGGTGAGGAAATGATTAAATGTGGGAAGCTAAATCTTGTGGACCTCGCAGGGTCTGAGAATATTTCACGTTCTGGTGCAAGAGAG GGTAGAGCAAGGGAGGCTGGGGAGATAAACAAAAGCTTGCTTACACTTGGACGAGTGATTAATGCGCTAGTTGAGCACTCAGGTCATGTTCCATATAG GGATAGCAAATTAACCAGATTGTTGAGGGATTCTTTGGGTGGTAAAACCAAAACGTGCATTATTGCCACAATATCCCCTTCCATTCACTGTCTGGAAGAAACTCTTAGTACCTTGGATTATGCACACCGTGCCAAAAATATCAAGAACAAACCAGAG ATTAATCAGAAAATGATGAAATCTGCAATGATTAAGGATTTGTATTCTGAAATTGACAGACTAAAGCAAG AGGTGTATGCAGCAAGAGAGAAGAACGGAATCTATGTACCACGTGATCGCTACCTTCACGAAGAAGCAGAGAAGAAG GCCATGACTGAAAAGATAGAACGCATGGAACTAGAAGCAGAGTCTAAGGATAAG CAACTAGTGGAGCTTCAAGAACTCTACAACTCCCAGCAACTTTTGACTGATGAATTGAGTGTTAAACTTGAAAAAACTGAG AAAAGTCTAGAAGAAACTGAGCAGTCATTGTTTGATCTTGAGGAAAGGCACAAACAAGCAAATGCAACAATCAAGGAAAAGGAATTTTTGATATCAAATCTCCTAAAATCTG AGAAAGCACTTGTGGAGCGTGCAATTGAACTGCGAGCAGAGCTCGAGAATGCTGCATCAGATGTGTCAAACCTCTTTTCTAAAATTG AGCGGAAGGATAAAATTGAAGAAGGAAACAGAATACTTATCCAGAAATTCCAGTCTCAGTTAGCTCAACAACTTGAAGTGTTGCACAAGACAGTTTCAGCTTCAGTAATGCATCAAGAGCAGCAACTGAAGGACATGGAGGACGATATGCAGTCTTTTGTATCAACGAAAGCAGAG GCTACTGAAGATCTTAGACAACGGGTAGGAAAGTTGAAAAACATGTATGGTTCTGGTATCAAAGCTCTGGATGATTTAGCTGAGGAGCTTAAAGTAAATAACCAGTTAACTTATGATGACTTGAAATCTGAAGTAGCCAAGCATTCATCTGCCTTGGAGGAT CTTTTTAAAGGAATCGCCTTAGAAGCTGATTCATTACTAAATGATCTTCAAAGTAGTCTCCACAAGCAAGAAGCCAATTTAACAGCTTATGCTCATCAACAAAGAGAG GCGCATGCCAGAGCAGTGGAGACTACACGGGCAGTATCTAAAATAACAGTGAACTTTTTTGAGACAATCGACAGGCATGCATCGAGTCTGACCGAAATTGTGGAAGAAGCACAATTGGTCAATGATCAGAAATTGTGTGAACTTGAGAAGAAGTTTGAG GAGTGTACTGCCTATGAAGAAAAACAACTACTGGAGAAAGTGGCAGAAATGCTAGCAAGTTCAAATGCTAGAAAGAAACAATTG GTTCAAATAGCAGTCAATGATCTTCGAGAAAGTGCAAATTGTAGAACCAGTAAACTGCGGCAAGAAGCATTAACCATGCAGGAATCTACTTCTTCTGTCAAGGCAGAATGGAGAGTTCACATGAAAAAAACAGAATCCAACTATCATGAGGATACTTCCGCTGTAGAATCTGGGAAGAAAGACCTTGTAGAGGCTCTTCAAATCTG CCTCAACAAGGCAAAAGTAGGTTCACAACAATGGAGAAAAGCTCAAGAATCTTTGCTTAGTTTGGAGAAGAGAAATGCTGCTTCTGTGGATACTATTGTTAG GGGAGGAATGGAAGCTAATCAAGCTCTACGTGCCCGATTCTCAAGTGCTGTATCAACTACACTTGAAGATGCAGGAATAGCAAACAAGGATATTAACTCATCCATTGATC ATTCGTTGCAACTTGATCATGAAGCTTGTGGGAATCTGAACTCTATGATCATTCCGTGCTGTGGTGATTTGAGAGAACTGAAGGGTGGTCATTTCCACAGTATTGTGGAGATAACTGAAAATTCAGGGAAATGTCTTCTCAACGAATACATG GTCGACGAACCATCTTGTTCAACACCAAGAAAGAGACTCTTCAATTTACCTTGTGTTTCATCCATAGAAGAACTAAGAACCCCATCATTTGAGGAATTGTTGAAGTCATTCTGGGATGCAAGATCTCCGAAACAAGCAAATGGAGATGTTAAACACATCGGGGCATATGAAGCCGCTCAATCAGTGAGAGATTCCAGAGTCCCTCTCACTGCTATTAATTAA
- the LOC114375080 gene encoding ruBisCO-associated protein-like, with product MMSIFRQYTLDDSFSQVLVSPKFLKEYQIALTFASDYDDDGVPTNGVFRPTWDLTKVTPESITRFKDKNPDVDIKVFISIGNRGTQHPFKPLNNQTWIQNATMSLTSLINNLHVVHGIDVLYDHIDASPADFTECVGQLIRNLKENGVVSQASISPSSYPNQEYYPLLYSSVPFFVDWVDYQFQSEDQPVLEPTTLVKRYNELTKVYPKTKLFAGYSAENEDWATVSPFVFFLGAMDLLKKRSAPGVSIHYHNYYASEAPNKD from the coding sequence ATGATGTCCATATTCCGGCAATACACCTTGGACGACTCATTCTCGCAAGTGTTGGTGTCCCCGAAATTCCTGAAGGAGTACCAAATAGCCCTGACCTTCGCAAGCGACTACGACGACGACGGCGTCCCCACCAACGGGGTTTTCCGGCCAACCTGGGACCTAACCAAGGTGACCCCGGAATCAATCACGCGATTCAAGGATAAGAACCCCGACGTGGACATCAAAGTCTTCATCAGCATCGGCAACCGCGGCACCCAGCACCCCTTCAAACCCCTCAACAACCAAACCTGGATCCAGAACGCCACCATGTCCCTCACCAGCCTCATCAACAACCTCCACGTCGTCCACGGCATCGACGTCCTCTACGACCACATCGATGCCTCCCCCGCTGACTTTACCGAGTGCGTTGGCCAGCTCATTAGGAACCTCAAGGAAAACGGCGTCGTCTCCCAGGCTTCCATTTCTCCCTCGTCTTATCCCAACCAAGAATACTATCCGTTACTCTACAGCTCTGTGCCCTTCTTCGTTGACTGGGTCGATTACCAGTTCCAAAGCGAGGATCAACCCGTCTTGGAACCCACCACCTTGGTGAAGCGCTACAATGAATTAACCAAGGTTTatcccaaaacaaaactctttgCTGGCTACAGTGCTGAGAATGAGGACTGGGCCACAGTTTCCCCGTTCGTGTTCTTTTTGGGTGCCATGGACCTTCTCAAGAAGAGAAGTGCTCCTGGTGTTTCCATTCATTACCATAATTACTATGCATCAGAAGCTCCCAATAAGGACTGA